The window GCCGCTCCCGGGATGGCGGTACAGACGCCGCAGGGTCGCCTTGACGTCCTCGTCGGCTACGGCGTCGCCGGTGAGCTTGCACGCGAATCCCGCGGGAACCGGCCCGTAGCCGTCGAGCCAGGCGGGTTCTGTGTCGTCGCCCGCCAGCGTCGTGTCGGCCATCACCAGGTTCAGTGACACCGAAACCGGTTGCGTGGCAACTTTTCCGGTGATCCGCGCGTAGGCGGTGTCGGCCATGACCTGGCCGCGGGAACGCTCGTCGAACGTGGTGTCGGCTGCTCTTTTCAACGCGGCGTACATCCCGACCCCTTGAGCGACCGGGAGCAGGACCGTCACGTAGACCATGCAGTTGGGTGCCGGCCGGGTGGTCACGCATCGGTCCTGTTCGGCCTTGGCGGACCGTTCCACTACCGCGGCGGCGTCGAGCCGGGCAGTGATCCTTTTCGCTTCGGCTTCCACGCGGTTGTTGCCCCACCCCGCCAGCTTCGAGGGATCGCTGCAGAGCTCCTCATCCAGCCGACGGCGATGTTCTGCGCTCAGGCACGCGGATTCGCGCACGATCAGCGTGGCGCGGTACTCCGACAGCACCCCGCATTCCAGGGCGGCCAGAGTGTGGGGCATCTCGTGCACCAGCGCGTTGGCGAAACCGAGGTGCTGGTTACCCTTCACCGGCGCATCATGGCGGGCGAGCGCGATCTCCGAGGCGAGACCCTTCCCGCGCTTCCTCGTCCCGATCCCGGCGGCCCGCTCGGCTGCAGCACGCTTGGCAGCCCACAGCGCCGTGACGCGTGCCTGCGCGGCGGCCGCCCTCGACTTCAGCGCTTCGTACTGCTCGACAAGGACCCGGAGCTCCTTCTCGGACGCCTCCGTGTCGTAGTCGAACAGACTTTCGAACATATCCGGGACGCTACACCCCGGGGCCGACAAGAATCGGACCTACAACTCCAACGCCTGATAGGTACTGCGCACGAACTTCGGCTGCGCCGTCTGCAGTTTGGCCAGCGACGTGTTTCCCGCTATCGCCGCCGCCACGTCGACGCTCATACTCGGCAGATTCTGGATCAGGTAGATCAGGATGACGTCGGCGGACGGGTCGGCCTGCCACCACGTCCCGTAGGCGCCCGGCCACGAGAACGTCCCCAGCCCGCCGGGACCGAACAGCTGACGGGACTTCGCGGGATCGGTGACCACCGACAGGTTCAACCCGAACCCGCGGCCGATCCAGAACGGCGCCCCGAGGAAATCCTGACGTTTCTGCTCGGCGGTCAGCCGGTCCGTCCGCATCGACATCGCCGAGTCCTCCGACAGCACCCGGGTGCCGTCGAGCGTCCCGCCGTTCAGCAGCATCCTCGCGAACCGCAGGTAGTCGTCGACCGTCGAGAACAGTCCCGCGCCGCCCGTGCAGAACGGGGGATCGACGATCGGGGCCGGACCCATCACGTCGTGGCGCAGCGTGCCGTCCTTGTCGAGCTGATACATCGTCGCCGCGCGACGCCGGCCCTCGGAGCCGACGCTGAACCCGGTGTCGGTCATCCCGAGGGGTTCGAAGATGCGCTCGGCGAGCACCTCGCTGAGGGGCTTGCCCTCGATCCGCGACAGCGCGATGCCCAGCACGTCGGTCGCGTGGCTGTACGTCAGACGCTCACCGGGCTGGTGCACGAGCGGAAGCGCGGAGAGTTCGGTGAGCCACCGGTCCTGGTCCTGCCGCGTGGGCAGCTTGCGGTAGGCGTCCGACAGCGGACCCAGCACCGAGAACATGTAGGCCAGCCCGCTGCGGTGGGTCATCAGATCCTCGATCGTGATGTGGCGCTGCGCGGGCACCGTGCGGTCCAGCGCGCCGCGAGGCTCCGCGAGGACACGCATGTCCGCCAGCTCCGGCAGCCACGTCGCCACCCGGTCGGTCAGAGAGAGCCGGCCCTCCTCGACGAGCGACATCGCGGCGGCGACCGTGACCGGCTTCGTCATCGACGCGATGCGAAAGATCGTGTCCCGCTGCATCGGCAGCTGCGCGTCGACATCGCGGTAGCCCAGTTCGTTGACCTGTCGCACCTCTCCGGCATGCCAGACCAGCGTCACCGCGCCGGCCAGCAGGCCGGCATCGATGGCGTCGACGATGGAGGCCTTGTTGCGGTCGAGGTTCACCCGGCAGAGGCTACCTGCCGGCCCGAGCCCGACTGTGGCGTGCGCTACGGAGCGCTTGCCCAGGTGCAGTTTTCGCACCCCGACCTGATAAGCTCGCCGCAATTTCCGACATCCTTTAACGATCCGTCCCGTGAGGCGGAGAAGGAGGTCCGGCTCCCTCGTGGGCGCACCCGACCAGTCCGGTTCCGACCGGGAGCTGATGTCCGCAGCGGACGTCAGCCGAACCATCGCCCGCATCGCGCATCAGATCATCGAGAAGACCGCACTCGACGGTCCCGACGGTCCGCGCGTCATCCTCCTCGGCATCCCGACCCGGGGCGTCACGCTGGCCTCCCGGCTGGCCACCAACATCGCCGAGTTCAGCGGAGTGCAGGTCGCCCACGGCGCACTCGACACCACGCTCTACCGCGACGACCTGATGACCAAACCGCCCCGGGCGCTCGCGGAGACGTCGATCCCGGCCGGCGGCATCGACGGCGCGCTGGTGATCCTCGTCGACGACGTCCTCTACACCGGCCGTTCGGTGCGCTCCGCCCTGGACGCGCTGCGCGACCTCGGCCGGCCGAAAGCGGTGCAGTTGGCGGTCCTCGTCGACCGCGGTCACCGGGAGCTGCCGATCCGCGCGGACTACGTCGGCAAGAACGTCCCGACCTCACGCAGTGAGAACGTGAAGGTCCGCCTCACCGAGAACGACGGAGTCGACATCATCGCCATCGCACCGTACGGAGGGCCCCCGAGGTGAAGCATCTGCTGACCGCGGCAGACCTCAGTCGCGACGACGCCACCGCGATCCTGGACAATGCCGACCGATTCCGCGAGGCCCTGGTCGGCCGCGAGGTCAAGAAGCTGCCCACGTTGCGGGGCCGCACCATCATCACGATGTTCTATGAGAACTCCACCCGCACCCGGGTGTCGTTCGAGGTGGCCGGCAAGTGGATGAGTGCCGACGTCATCAACGTCAGCGCGTCGGGATCGTCTGTCTCCAAAGGGGAGTCGTTGCGCGACACCGCCCTGACCCTGCGCGCCGCCGGCGCCGACGCGCTGATCATCCGTCATCCCGCCTCGGGGGCGCCCCAGCAGCTGGCGGCCTGGACGCTCGACGAGCACGGCGGACCGTCGGTCATCAATGCCGGCGACGGCACCCACGAACACCCCACCCAGGCCCTGCTCGACGCGCTGACGATCCGCCAGCGGCTCGGCTCTGTCGAGGGAAAACGGGTCGTGATCGTCGGCGACGTGCTGCACAGCCGGGTCGCCCGGTCCAACGTGGCGCTGCTGCACACGCTGGGTGCGGAAGTGGTCCTGGTCGCGCCCCCCACCCTGCTGCCGGTCGGCGTGACGGAATGGCCGGTGACCGTGTCCCACGAGCTCGACGCGGAACTGCCCCTCGCCGACGCGGTGCTGATGCTGCGCGTGCAGGCCGAACGCATGAACGGCGGCTTCTTCCCGTCGTCGCGGGAGTACTCCGTGCGCTACGGATTGTCCGAGAAGCGGCAGTCGACCCTGGCCGAGCATGCCGTCGTGCTGCACCCCGGCCCGATGCTGCGCGGGATGGAGATCGCGTACTCGGTGGCCGACTCGTCGCAATCGGCTGTCCTGCAACAGGTTTCCAACGGTGTTCATGTCCGGATGGCGGTGTTGTTCCACCTGCTCGTCGGGTCGGAAGAGGAAGCGATCAGCGCATGAGCGTGGTGTTGAAGTCCGTGCGCCTCTACGGTGAGGGTGACGCCGTCGACGTGCTGGTGCGTGACGGGATCATCGCCGAGATCGGCACCGGACTGTCCGCGGACGAGACGATCGACTGCACCGGCCGGATTCTGCTCCCCGGATTCGTCGACCTGCACACGCACCTGCGCGAGCCGGGTCGCGAGTACGCCGAGGACATCGAAACAGGTTCCGCTGCAGCCGCTCTCGGTGGCTACACCGCGGTGTTCGCGATGGCCAACACCGACCCGGTCGCCGACTCCGTGGTGGTCACCGACCACGTCTGGCAACGCGGTCAGCAGGTCGGGCTGGTCGACGTGCATCCGGTCGGCGCCGTCACCGTCGGCCTGGCGGGCAAACAGCTCACCGAGATGGGCCTGATGGCGGCCGGTACCGGGCGGGTCCGGATGTTCTCCGACGACGGTGTGTGCGTGGACGATCCGCTGTTGATGCGGCGCGCACTCGAATACGCCTCGGGGCTCGGCGTGCTGATCGCCCAGCACGCCGAGGAGCCCCGGCTCACCGTCGGCGCGGTGGCCCACGAGGGCCCCAACGCCGCCCGTCTCGGACTGGCCGGCTGGCCGCGTGCCGCCGAGGAGTCCATCGTCGCCCGCGACGCGCTGCTCGCCCGCGACGCCGGCGCGCGCGTCCACATCTGCCACGCGTCGACCGCCGGAACGGTCGAACTCGTCCGCTGGGCCAAGGAACAGGGCATCGCGATCACCGCAGAGGTCACCCCGCACCATCTTCTGCTCGACGACACCAGGCTGGAGACCTACGACGGCCGCAACCGGGTGAACCCGCCGCTGCGGGAGGTCAGCGACACCCTCGCGCTGCGCCAGGCACTGGCCGACGGCGTGATCGACTGTGTGGCAACCGATCACGCCCCGCACGGCGAGCACGAGAAGATGTGCGAGTTCGCCAACGCGCGCCCGGGCATGCTCGGGTTGCAGACCGCGCTGTCGGTCGTCGTCGAGACCATGGTCCAGCCCGGCCTGCTGACCTGGCGGGACGTCGCCCGCGTGATGAGCGAGGCGCCGGCCCGCATCGTCGGGCTGCCCGACCAGGGGCGGCCGCTGGAGGTCGGGGAGCCGGCCAACCTCACCGTCGTCGATCCCGATGCCCGCTGGACGGTGAGCGGTCCAGCTCTGGCCAGCCGCTCGGACAACACGCCGTACGAGGCGATGGAACTGCCGGGGGTCGTCACCGCGACCCTGTTGCGCGGCACGGTCACCGCCCGCGACGGAAAGGCCGGCGCGTGAACACCCCGACGCTGGTCACATCCCTGGTCATGGCCGCCGTCGTCGCGATCCTGATCGCGGTGCTGATCCAGGCGATGATGCGCGGCTGGCGCCACCGGGTGGCGCGCCAGATGCAGATCATCGGAAACCTGCCGCCGCTGCCCGATACCGTGGGCCCGACCCTGGTTCCGGCCACCAAGGGTCTCTACGTCGGCAGCACGCTGGCGCCGCACTGGAACGACAGGGTGGCCGCCGGCGATCTGGGTTTCCGCGCCAAAGCCGTCCTGACCCGCTATCCCGAAGGAATCATGTTGCAGCGCACCGGCGCCGGGCCCATCTGGATCCCCGACGAGTCGATCGCCGAGATCCGCACCGAGAAGAGTCTTGCCGGGAAGGCACTCACCCACGAGGGAATTCTCGCGATCCGCTGGCGACTTCCGTCGGGAACGGAGATCGACACCGGATTCCGCGCAGACGACCGACGTGACTACTCGAAATGGCTCCCGGAGGAAGTGGCATGACCGCACATAAGGCCCTACGCAGCGCGTCACAGATCGCCCGGCTCGTCCTGGAGGACGGCCGCGTCTTCACCGGGACGCCGTTCGGCGCCGAGGGCGAGACCCTCGGCGAAGCGGTGTTCTCGACCGGCATGTCCGGATATCAGGAGACGCTGACCGACCCGAGCTACCACCGCCAGATCGTCGTCGCGACCGCACCCCAGATCGGCAACACCGGGTGGAACCACGAAGACAGCGAGAGCCGCGGCGACAAGATCTGGGTCGCCGGCTACGCCGTACGCGACCCGTCGCCGCGCGCGTCGAACTGGCGCGCCACCGGCACGCTCGACGACGAGTTGAAGCGGCAGGGGATCGTCGGGATCGCCGGCATCGACACCCGCGCGGTGGTGCGTCACCTGCGCAGTCGCGGTTCGATGAAGGCCGGGATTTTCAGCGGTGAGCAGGCCGACGCGTCCGTCGACGATCTGATCGCGCGCGTCCGCGACCAGGCCGCGATGCTCGGCGCCGACCTCGCCGGTGAGGTCAGCACCGACACCGACTACGAGGTCGGTTCCGAAGGGCCGCAACGGTTCACCGTCGCCGCGCTGGATCTGGGCATCAAGACCAACACGCCGCGCAACTTCGCCAAGCGTGGGGTTCGCAGCATCGTGCTGCCGTCGTCGGCGACGTTCGACCACATCGCCGAGCTGAAGCCCGACGGCGTGTTCCTGTCCAACGGTCCCGGCGACCCCGCGACCGCCGATCACATCGTCGGCGTGACGCGCGAGGTGCTCGACGCCGGGATCCCGCTGTTCGGAATCTGTTTCGGCAACCAGATCCTGGGCCGGGCGCTCGGCCTGTCGACCTACAAGATGGTCTTCGGACACCGTGGCATCAACATCCCGGTCATGGACCACACCACCGGCCGGGTCGCGATCACCGCTCAGAACCACGGATTCGCGCTCGAAGGGGAAGCCGGGCAGACGTTCGACACCCCGTTCGGGCAGGCCGAGGTCAGCCATACCTGCGCCAACGACGGTGTCGTGGAGGGTGTTCGGCTGTCCAACGGTCGCGCGTTCTCGGTGCAGTACCACCCGGAGGCGGCCGCGGGTCCCCGCGACGCCGAGTACCTGTTCGACACGTTCATCGACCTGATGGCGGGGCAGAAGTGACGGATACCGCGCTGTCGCCGCGTGTGAGCGCGCGTATTTGTACGAGTTTCCTCAGCGCGTCGTGTGCAGACACGCGCGCTCGCGGTGAAAGGGGCCAGTAGATGCCACGCCGGACAGACCTCAACCATGTGCTGGTGATCGGATCCGGACCGATCCTGATCGGGCAGGCCGCCGAGTTCGACTACTCCGGCACCCAGGCCTGCCGGGTGCTGAGGGCCGAGGGCCTGCAGGTCACCCTGATCAACTCCAATCCGGCCACGATCATGACCGACCCGGAATACGCCG is drawn from Mycolicibacterium gilvum and contains these coding sequences:
- a CDS encoding HNH endonuclease — its product is MFESLFDYDTEASEKELRVLVEQYEALKSRAAAAQARVTALWAAKRAAAERAAGIGTRKRGKGLASEIALARHDAPVKGNQHLGFANALVHEMPHTLAALECGVLSEYRATLIVRESACLSAEHRRRLDEELCSDPSKLAGWGNNRVEAEAKRITARLDAAAVVERSAKAEQDRCVTTRPAPNCMVYVTVLLPVAQGVGMYAALKRAADTTFDERSRGQVMADTAYARITGKVATQPVSVSLNLVMADTTLAGDDTEPAWLDGYGPVPAGFACKLTGDAVADEDVKATLRRLYRHPGSGQLVAMESRSRAFPKGLAAFIGIRDRTCRTPYCNAPIRHHDHATPDRDGGRTSAVNGLGLCEACNYAKEAPGWTVTTSVRAGEHRAEFVTPTHATYYSIAPPLPGTRISRRSIVEDRFSIDLVTFEAA
- a CDS encoding serine hydrolase domain-containing protein; this encodes MNLDRNKASIVDAIDAGLLAGAVTLVWHAGEVRQVNELGYRDVDAQLPMQRDTIFRIASMTKPVTVAAAMSLVEEGRLSLTDRVATWLPELADMRVLAEPRGALDRTVPAQRHITIEDLMTHRSGLAYMFSVLGPLSDAYRKLPTRQDQDRWLTELSALPLVHQPGERLTYSHATDVLGIALSRIEGKPLSEVLAERIFEPLGMTDTGFSVGSEGRRRAATMYQLDKDGTLRHDVMGPAPIVDPPFCTGGAGLFSTVDDYLRFARMLLNGGTLDGTRVLSEDSAMSMRTDRLTAEQKRQDFLGAPFWIGRGFGLNLSVVTDPAKSRQLFGPGGLGTFSWPGAYGTWWQADPSADVILIYLIQNLPSMSVDVAAAIAGNTSLAKLQTAQPKFVRSTYQALEL
- the pyrR gene encoding bifunctional pyr operon transcriptional regulator/uracil phosphoribosyltransferase PyrR is translated as MGAPDQSGSDRELMSAADVSRTIARIAHQIIEKTALDGPDGPRVILLGIPTRGVTLASRLATNIAEFSGVQVAHGALDTTLYRDDLMTKPPRALAETSIPAGGIDGALVILVDDVLYTGRSVRSALDALRDLGRPKAVQLAVLVDRGHRELPIRADYVGKNVPTSRSENVKVRLTENDGVDIIAIAPYGGPPR
- a CDS encoding aspartate carbamoyltransferase catalytic subunit codes for the protein MKHLLTAADLSRDDATAILDNADRFREALVGREVKKLPTLRGRTIITMFYENSTRTRVSFEVAGKWMSADVINVSASGSSVSKGESLRDTALTLRAAGADALIIRHPASGAPQQLAAWTLDEHGGPSVINAGDGTHEHPTQALLDALTIRQRLGSVEGKRVVIVGDVLHSRVARSNVALLHTLGAEVVLVAPPTLLPVGVTEWPVTVSHELDAELPLADAVLMLRVQAERMNGGFFPSSREYSVRYGLSEKRQSTLAEHAVVLHPGPMLRGMEIAYSVADSSQSAVLQQVSNGVHVRMAVLFHLLVGSEEEAISA
- a CDS encoding dihydroorotase, encoding MSVVLKSVRLYGEGDAVDVLVRDGIIAEIGTGLSADETIDCTGRILLPGFVDLHTHLREPGREYAEDIETGSAAAALGGYTAVFAMANTDPVADSVVVTDHVWQRGQQVGLVDVHPVGAVTVGLAGKQLTEMGLMAAGTGRVRMFSDDGVCVDDPLLMRRALEYASGLGVLIAQHAEEPRLTVGAVAHEGPNAARLGLAGWPRAAEESIVARDALLARDAGARVHICHASTAGTVELVRWAKEQGIAITAEVTPHHLLLDDTRLETYDGRNRVNPPLREVSDTLALRQALADGVIDCVATDHAPHGEHEKMCEFANARPGMLGLQTALSVVVETMVQPGLLTWRDVARVMSEAPARIVGLPDQGRPLEVGEPANLTVVDPDARWTVSGPALASRSDNTPYEAMELPGVVTATLLRGTVTARDGKAGA
- the carA gene encoding glutamine-hydrolyzing carbamoyl-phosphate synthase small subunit gives rise to the protein MTAHKALRSASQIARLVLEDGRVFTGTPFGAEGETLGEAVFSTGMSGYQETLTDPSYHRQIVVATAPQIGNTGWNHEDSESRGDKIWVAGYAVRDPSPRASNWRATGTLDDELKRQGIVGIAGIDTRAVVRHLRSRGSMKAGIFSGEQADASVDDLIARVRDQAAMLGADLAGEVSTDTDYEVGSEGPQRFTVAALDLGIKTNTPRNFAKRGVRSIVLPSSATFDHIAELKPDGVFLSNGPGDPATADHIVGVTREVLDAGIPLFGICFGNQILGRALGLSTYKMVFGHRGINIPVMDHTTGRVAITAQNHGFALEGEAGQTFDTPFGQAEVSHTCANDGVVEGVRLSNGRAFSVQYHPEAAAGPRDAEYLFDTFIDLMAGQK